The following are encoded together in the Rubripirellula amarantea genome:
- a CDS encoding cation:proton antiporter — protein MDEVAIWSLVIGTVFLLAAFAKGPLRQLPVSMPVIYLLVGIAIGPWGLGLVKLNLTDDAKLIEVLTEIAVLVSLLTAGMKLKPSWSHLRRSPIPLATVAMTLTIIGIAAVGCLALGLSLGAAVLLGAVLAPTDPVLAGEVQVRHDDDRDKLRYALTGEAGLNDGAAFPFVMLGLGLLGLHELGDGGWRWFAVDLVWAIAAGIGCGWIAGYGISRLSVWLNRSTAYAAVCEELLTLGLIGFSYGAAIAIHSYGFLAVFASGVALRCFAEDEEDEEDEKRGEDDAERLMNKVASINNTFGEILEVALVVLIGCLLCSHWTLPTDWWIAIVMFAIIRPISTYAALVQSETGAVQKKLIAFFGIRGIGSLYYLSYAAGKGLDEATTDRLGGIVLTTIALSLLIHSNFSTPLLSFYASRAKGESA, from the coding sequence TTGGACGAAGTAGCGATCTGGTCTCTCGTCATCGGGACAGTGTTCCTGTTAGCAGCCTTCGCCAAGGGACCGCTGCGTCAGTTGCCAGTTTCCATGCCTGTGATCTACTTGTTAGTCGGGATCGCGATAGGCCCTTGGGGACTCGGGCTAGTGAAATTGAACTTGACCGACGATGCGAAATTGATCGAAGTCCTTACGGAAATTGCTGTTCTCGTCAGTCTGCTGACCGCCGGGATGAAACTCAAGCCGTCGTGGTCACACCTCCGCAGGTCGCCAATCCCACTCGCCACGGTTGCGATGACGCTAACGATCATTGGCATCGCCGCGGTCGGGTGCCTTGCCTTGGGACTCTCTCTCGGTGCAGCTGTGTTGCTCGGTGCCGTCCTCGCTCCCACGGACCCCGTACTCGCCGGCGAAGTTCAAGTTCGACACGACGATGATCGAGACAAGCTGCGGTACGCACTCACCGGCGAGGCGGGACTCAACGACGGAGCGGCATTCCCATTCGTGATGCTAGGACTTGGACTCCTCGGCCTTCACGAACTCGGCGACGGCGGTTGGCGTTGGTTTGCGGTGGACTTGGTGTGGGCGATTGCCGCCGGCATAGGCTGCGGCTGGATCGCCGGTTACGGTATCAGCCGCCTGAGCGTCTGGCTCAACCGCTCCACTGCATATGCGGCAGTCTGCGAGGAACTCTTGACGCTAGGACTGATCGGATTCAGTTACGGCGCGGCAATCGCTATCCACTCCTACGGGTTCTTGGCTGTCTTTGCGTCCGGTGTCGCGCTGCGATGTTTTGCGGAGGACGAGGAGGACGAGGAGGATGAGAAACGTGGTGAAGACGATGCGGAACGACTGATGAACAAAGTCGCTAGCATCAACAATACGTTTGGTGAAATTTTGGAAGTCGCATTGGTCGTGTTGATCGGTTGTTTGCTTTGTTCGCACTGGACGTTGCCAACTGATTGGTGGATCGCGATTGTCATGTTCGCCATCATCCGTCCCATTTCCACCTACGCGGCCCTGGTGCAAAGCGAAACCGGCGCTGTTCAGAAAAAGCTGATTGCGTTCTTTGGCATCCGCGGAATCGGTTCGCTCTACTATCTGAGTTATGCGGCCGGCAAAGGACTCGACGAAGCAACTACCGATCGCCTGGGCGGAATCGTTCTAACTACCATCGCGCTTTCACTATTGATTCACAGCAACTTCTCCACACCCCTACTAAGCTTCTATGCATCGAGGGCGAAGGGCGAGAGTGCATAA